Proteins encoded by one window of Arachis ipaensis cultivar K30076 chromosome B04, Araip1.1, whole genome shotgun sequence:
- the LOC107636504 gene encoding uncharacterized protein LOC107636504 — MEASQVAAIHTQPLAREGSNTEEEEVNYIGNSARQEHDPYSKTYNPGWKNHPNFGWEKQQNQNQNHRPHNPNHYNNSTHQHPNQRPYQTTQNMYSQPPYQNQNNQPQHPTSNPPSNDRFSQIEDMLKNLCRESEDNKTFKEEVRTSMKNRGELIKKLESEVGYLSQQISKSTDSFPNDTEKNPRGGTQNVRWEECKAINLASEEVWKEEISNLTKHNQRVLEEKKEEIEQRTDPAQGRESKEKKILQPYVLQAPFPQRLRGSEKGKTYTRFLDVFKTLHVNIPFLETLKQMPTCIKWMKELLARKSNLKGGQIVVMNTECSALIQKALPIKKGDSRSFHIPCAIGDTIIDRGFCDLGAIFTDHLRETILGYW; from the coding sequence ATGGAGGCAAGCCAAGTAGCAGCAATCCACACCCAACCTTTAGCACGAGAGGGGTCAAACACAGAGGAAGAAGAagtcaactacattggaaattctgCAAGACAAGAGCATGACCcttactccaagacttacaaccctggttggaagaaccacccgaaCTTTGGATGGGAAAAgcaacaaaaccaaaaccaaaatcaCAGACCGCACAATCCAAACCATTATAACAACTCCACTCACCAACACCCCAACCAAAGACCATATCAAACCACACAAAATATGTATTCACAACCACcatatcaaaatcaaaataatcaaCCTCAACACCCCACTTCCAACCCACCATCTAATGACAGATTTTCCCAAATCGAAGATATGCTTAAAAACCTTTGTAGGGAGTCTGAAGATAACAAAACATTCAAGGAGGAAGTGAGGACTAGTATGAAAAATCGAGGAGAACTTATTAAGAAGCTTGAGTCCGAAGTAGGATACCTATCTCAACAAATTTCAAAGTCCACTGATAGCTTCCCAAATGATACTGAGAAGAATCCAAGAGGAGGAACACAAAATGTGAGATGGGAAGAATGTAAAGCAATAAACCTCGCAAGTGAGGAGGTTTGGAAGGAAGAAATTAGCAATCTTACAAAACATAATCAAAGAGTTTtagaggagaagaaagaagagattgAACAAAGGACTGATCCTGCCCAAGGGAGAgaatcaaaagagaaaaaaatcctACAACCATATGTGCTACAAGCACCATTCCCACAGAGACTCAGGGGCAGTGAGAAAGGGAAAACATACACCAGATTCTTGGATGTATTTAAGACTCTTCATGTCAACATTCCCTTCCTCGAAACCCTCAAACAGATGCCTACTTGTATTAAGTGGATGAAGGAGTTACTAGCTAGGAAGAGCAACCTGAAGGGTGGCCAAATAGTGGTGATGAACACGgaatgcagtgctctcattcagaaGGCATTACCCATAAAGAAAGGGGATTCGAGAagctttcacatcccctgtgctatAGGAGACACCATAATTGATAGAGGATTCTGTGATCTAGGAGCCATCTTCACCGATCATCTTAGGGAGACCATTCTTGGCTACTGGTAG